From Arachis stenosperma cultivar V10309 chromosome 2, arast.V10309.gnm1.PFL2, whole genome shotgun sequence, one genomic window encodes:
- the LOC130960948 gene encoding serine/threonine-protein phosphatase BSL1, with the protein MGSKPWLYPAPTYRPLETFWDTDEDAPGPRCGHTLTAVAATKSHGPRLILFGGATAIEGGSSSAPGIRLAGVTNSVHSYDVLTRKWSSLKPAGEPPSPRAAHAAAAVGTMVVFQGGIGPAGHSTDDLYVLDMTNDKFKWHRVVVQGQGPGPRYGHVMDLVAQRYLVTVSGNDGKRVVSDAWALDTAQKPYMWQKLNPEGDRPSARMYATASARSDGMFLLCGGRDSSGAPLADAYGLLMHRNGQWEWTLAPGVSPSPRYQHAAVFVGARLHVTGGVLKGGRAVEGEAAIAVLDTAAGVWLDRNGIVASSRPNKGHDYDPPLDLLRRCRHAAAAVGVRIYIYGGLRGDSLLDDLLVAENSPFQSDTNSPVLTSERTSPISSPKFGQSNVNYSVTTPSSDSGPDVPSSGGLGMDRNSMEKLREASAAEAEVANAVWQAVQASNSPAEETSLSDDNSQAAETVSDGSDTEGDVRLHPRAVVVAKEAVGNLGGMVRQLSLDQFENESRRMVPVNNDTPYPTKKFTRQKSPQGLHKKIISNLLRPRNWKAPANRRFFLDSYEVGELCYAAEQIFMQEPTVLQLKAPIKVFGDLHGQFGDLMRLFDEYGFPSTAGDITYIDYLFLGDYVDRGQHSLETITLLLALKIEYPENVHLIRGNHEAADINALFGFRIECIERMGENDGIWAWTRFNQLFNYLPLAALIEKKIICMHGGIGRSINSVEQIEKLERPITMDAGSIILMDLLWSDPTENDSVEGLRPNARGPGLVTFGPDRVTEFCKKNKLQLIIRAHECVMDGFERFAQGQLITLFSATNYCGTANNAGAILVVGRGLVVVPKLIHPLPPPLQSPETSPERVMDETWMQELNIQRPPTPTRGRPQPDLDRGSLAYI; encoded by the exons ATGGGTTCGAAACCGTGGCTCTACCCTGCTCCTACGTATCGGCCATTAGAGACGTTTTGGGACACTGATGAAGACGCGCCGGGGCCACGATGCGGCCACACACTCACCGCCGTCGCCGCCACCAAATCTCACGGACCAAGGCTCATCCTTTTCGGCGGCGCCACCGCCATCGAGGGAGGATCTTCCTCAGCTCCCGGAATCA GGTTAGCTGGAGTTACCAATTCGGTTCATTCGTATGATGTTCTAACGAGAAAATGGAGTAG TCTTAAACCTGCCGGAGAGCCTCCATCTCCTCGGGCAGCTCATGCTGCTGCCGCCGTTGGTACTATGGTTGTTTTTCAG GGTGGCATAGGGCCTGCTGGGCATTCTACTGATGATCTCTATGTGCTTGACATGACCAATGATAAATTCAAATGGCACAG AGTTGTTGTACAAGGGCAAGGACCTGGGCCTCGCTATGGCCATGTAATGGATTTGGTTGCTCAGAGATATCTTGTTACTGTCAGCGGAAATGATG GGAAAAGAGTTGTTTCTGATGCTTGGGCTTTGGATACGGCACAAAAACCTTACATGTGGCAGAAGCTGAACCCAGAAGGCGATAGACCTTCTGCTAGAAT GTATGCTACTGCTAGTGCTCGTTCAGATGGAATGTTTTTGCTTTGTGGTGGAAGAGACTCTTCTGGAGCG CCACTAGCAGATGCATATGGACTGCTCATGCATAGGAATGGCCAGTGGGAATGGACACTCGCACCTGGAGTTTCCCCTTCACCAAGGTATCAACATGCTGCG GTTTTTGTTGGTGCACGATTGCACGTTACAGGAGGCGTTCTCAAAGGTGGACGGGCTGTAGAAGGTGAAGCAGCCATTGCAG TACTCGACACAGCGGCTGGGGTTTGGTTGGATAGAAATGGCATTGTGGCCTCGTCACGCCCAAACAAAGGTCATGATTATGACCCTCCTTTGGATCTTTTGCGTCGTTGTCGCCATGCAGCAGCGGCTGTTGGTGTTCGTATATACATCTATGGTGGTCTTAGAGGAG ATTCACTACTAGATGATTTATTAGTGGCAGAAAATTCACCCTTTCAATCTGACACTAATTCTCCTGTGTTAACATCTGAGAGAACTTCACCTATTTCAAGCCCCAAATTCGGCCAGTCTAATGTAAATTATAGCGTAACAACACCAAGTTCAGATTCTGGGCCAGATGTTCCCTCATCTGGCGGCTTAGG AATGGACAGAAACTCCATGGAGAAGCTTAGGGAAGCATCAGCTGCAGAAGCTGAGGTAGCGAATGCAGTCTGGCAAGCTGTGCAGGCGTCAAATAGTCCTGCTGAAGAAACATCGCTATCAGATGACAACTCACAAGCTGCAGAAACAGTTTCAGATGGCAGTGACACAGAAGGCGATGTTCGCCTTCATCCCAGAGCG GTTGTAGTTGCTAAAGAGGCCGTAGGTAACCTAGGTGGAATGGTGAGACAGCTATCGCTGGATCAATTTGAAAATGAAAGCAGACGCATGGTTCCTGTAAATAATGATACACCATATCCTACCAAAAAATTCACTAGGCAGAAATCCCCTCAGGGATTACATAAAAAG ATAATTTCGAATTTGCTTAGGCCACGCAACTGGAAAGCACCTGCAAACAGACGATTCTTCTTGGATTCTTATGAAGTCGGTGAATTATGCTATGCTGCCGAGCAAATATTTATGCAAGAACCAACTGTTCTTCAGTTAAAAGCTCCTATCAAAGTATTTGGTGATCTTCATGGTCAGTTTGGTGATTTGATGCGACTATTTGATGAATATGGATTTCCTTCAACTGCGGGAGACATCAC GTATATTGACTACCTGTTTTTGGGAGATTATGTTGATAGAGGACAGCACAGCTTGGAAACCATTACCTTGCTGCTTGCGCTTAAG ATTGAGTATCCTGAGAATGTTCACCTGATACGTGGTAACCATGAAGCTGCCGACATAAATGCACTATTTGGTTTTCGTATTGAGTGTATTGAAAGGATG GGGGAAAATGATGGAATCTGGGCATGGACGAGGTTCAATCAACTTTTCAACTATCTTCCACTTGCAGCTcttattgaaaagaaaattatctGTATGCATGGTGGCATTGGAAGGTCTATCAATTCTGTAGAACAGATAGAGAAGCTTGAAAGGCCCATAACAATGGATGCAGGATCTATTATTTTGATGGACCTTCTGTG GTCCGATCCTACAGAAAATGATAGTGTAGAGGGTTTGAGACCAAATGCCAGAGGACCAGGCCTTGTCACTTTTGGG CCTGACCGTGTAACCGAGTTctgcaagaaaaataaactacaGCTAATTATAAGGGCCCATGAATGTGTCATGGATGGCTTTGAACGATTCGCACAGGGACAATTGATTACGCTTTTTTCTGCAACTAACTATTGTG GAACGGCAAACAATGCTGGTGCCATACTGGTCGTTGGCCGTGGCTTGGTAGTGGTTCCAAAATTGATCCACCCCCTACCGCCACCCCTTCAGTCTCCAGAGACATCTCCTGAGCGCGTCATGGATGAAACATGGATGCAG GAACTTAATATTCAGAGGCCACCAACTCCGACACGCGGTCGACCACAGCCAGACCTTGACCGCGGCTCGCTAGCATACATATGA
- the LOC130960264 gene encoding protein SLOW WALKER 1, with amino-acid sequence MAEPLHSSQPKIFPVKPKQKPKPRTQNQTPESKYWSSFKNTQIQNLISVPSLTFSPSSPHPFAAAHSATVSIYKPQNDPLDSPTTTITSFKDVVSSLSFRSDGRLLAAGDLSGLVQVFDVGGGSAAARSALRRLRSHVRPVRFVHYPKLQRLRVISAGDDALVKVWDVAAGDSPVMELRGHRDYVRCGDSSPVDADTFITGSYDHTVKLWDVRVGDSKPAIEVNHGNPVEDVVFLPAGGMVATAGGNSVKFWDLISGGKLVCSMEGHNKTVTSLCVGRIGSDSDEELNQFRVLSVGLDGYMKVFDYSSMKVTHSMRFPAPLLSVAYSPDCKTRVIGTSNGIIYVGKRKIKEEEIEGRVSEKSLFWRIRPLEHTKKKVFRPSHLRYFQRGQGEKPSEGDYLIMRPKKEKLGEHDKLLKNFRHGEALVSVLEGKNPGNVLAVMEELVSRKKLMVCVSNLDAEKLELLLVFLRKYCTVPRYSGLLMGLTRKVLKMRVNEIRGSEALRAHIQNLKRSIEEEIKIQQSLQEIQGIISPLLKIAGRR; translated from the coding sequence ATGGCGGAACCACTACATTCTTCCCAACCGAAAATCTTCCCTGTCAAGCCTAAACAAAAACCCAAACCCAGAACCCAAAATCAAACCCCAGAATCAAAGTACTGGTCCTCCTTCAAGAACACTCAGATTCAAAACCTCATCTCGGTCCCTTCCCTCACCTTCTCCCCTTCCTCTCCTCACCCCTTCGCGGCTGCACACTCCGCCACCGTCTCAATCTACAAACCCCAAAACGATCCCCTCGATTCGCCAACCACCACCATCACCTCCTTCAAGGACGTCGTCAGCTCCCTTTCGTTTCGATCCGACGGCCGCCTCCTAGCCGCCGGCGATCTCTCCGGTCTTGTCCAGGTCTTTGACGTCGGCGGGGGCTCTGCCGCCGCACGCTCCGCCCTCCGCCGCCTCAGGTCGCACGTACGCCCGGTCAGGTTTGTTCACTACCCGAAACTCCAACGTCTCCGAGTCATCTCCGCCGGCGATGATGCACTTGTGAAGGTGTGGGACGTCGCCGCTGGTGATTCCCCGGTGATGGAGCTACGCGGCCACCGGGATTACGTCCGCTGCGGAGATTCCTCTCCGGTGGACGCCGATACTTTTATCACCGGTTCCTATGATCACACGGTGAAGCTTTGGGATGTTAGGGTTGGGGATTCGAAACCGGCGATTGAGGTGAATCATGGAAATCCGGTGGAGGATGTTGTGTTCTTGCCGGCGGGAGGGATGGTTGCCACCGCAGGTGGGAATTCGGTGAAATTTTGGGACTTGATCTCCGGTGGGAAGCTCGTGTGTTCCATGGAAGGACACAACAAAACGGTTACTTCGTTATGTGTTGGAAGAATTGGAAGTGATTCTGATGAGGAATTGAATCAATTTAGGGTTTTGAGTGTTGGGTTAGATGGGTACATGAAAGTGTTTGATTATTCATCAATGAAGGTTACACATTCAATGAGGTTCCCTGCGCCACTTTTATCTGTTGCTTATTCACCAGATTGTAAAACTAGGGTTATTGGAACCTCTAATGGGATCATATATGTTGGGAAGAGGAAGATTAAGGAAGAGGAAATCGAAGGCAGGGTTAGTGAAAAGAGCTTGTTTTGGAGGATTAGGCCTTTGGAGCACACTAAGAAGAAGGTTTTCCGGCCCTCCCATTTAAGGTACTTTCAGAGGGGGCAAGGTGAGAAACCCTCCGAAGGCGATTACTTGATTATGAGGCCGAAGAAGGAGAAGCTTGGTGAGCACGATAAACTTTTGAAGAACTTTAGGCATGGGGAAGCTCTGGTTTCAGTATTGGAGGGGAAAAATCCCGGGAATGTTTTGGCTGTGATGGAGGAACTAGTTTCAAGGAAGAAGCTAATGGTGTGCGTGTCGAATTTGGATGCAGAGAAGCTGGAGTTGTTGCTGGTGTTCTTGAGGAAGTATTGCACTGTGCCTAGATATTCCGGCTTGTTGATGGGGTTGACAAGGAAGGTTCTCAAAATGAGAGTCAATGAAATTAGAGGCTCTGAAGCTCTCAGGGCTCATATCCAAAATCTCAAACGGTCTATAGAGGAGGAGATAAAGATTCAGCAGTCATTGCAAGAGATTCAGGGTATAATATCTCCTTTGTTGAAGATTGCAGGAAGGAGATAA